The Penaeus chinensis breed Huanghai No. 1 chromosome 36, ASM1920278v2, whole genome shotgun sequence genome includes a region encoding these proteins:
- the LOC125044933 gene encoding KRAB-A domain-containing protein 2-like, protein MPQDQLVVDFREEKYQQCPKYMMPKNVYYNTIEELKTAAQNLSSKSRHRYYILQNSSDQESRVYYVTIEDTYDIIKRAHFATGHGRRDKMKRNLREKYVNITKESLELFKSYCITCQEKRKRNKTAGVVLKPPLSSEFISRGQVDFVDVKSLPQAQFKWIMVYQSHLTKSVILRALASKRAAEVAFQLLDIFLLFGAPVILQSDNGSEFTAKVRSELKELWPRLILVHEKPRHPQSQGSVERASGDVKDMLHAWMTDNKTQDWSAGLRFVQHQTNSAHHPGIKGTPFKALFGTDPRVGLASSRLPLEALERLQSEDDLFAPFACPSEDEVFAQDPQPPPASAAPASTSQPTPAQDCPIPPAYAALASTSHPTPAQDPQPSPLTKRQSEITEQSKRAREAQLSQAERMVKRSRIDFKAGEEGDSVAVPIPTVERGRGDPRNILVVVIGRSDSDLYTIEVKNGTEDQRLLTLSDVNQEDLVSLRQGLKKATTGGQEFVRCDCAARLAATTGEPAIGRL, encoded by the exons ATGCCGCAAGATCAGTTAGTAGTAGATTTTAGAGAAGAAAAGTATCAGCAGTGTCCGAAGTACATGATGCCAAAGAATGTGTATTATAACACCATTGAAGAACTAAAGACTGCAGCCCAGAACCTATCTTCCAAGTCTCGGCATAGATACTACATTCTCCAGAA TTCAT CTGATCAAGAATCACGAGTCTACTATGTGACCATTGAGGATACTTATGACATCATCAAGAGGGCACACTTTGCAACAGGGCATGGTAGACGTGACAAAATGAAGCGCAATCTTAGGGAAAAGTATGTTAACATCACAAAAGAATCTCTTGAATTATTCAAGTCCTATTGCATTACATGTcaagaaaagaggaagcgaaatAAGACTGCTGGGGTGGTTCTGAAGCCCCCCTTGAGCAGCGAATTCATCTCCCGTGGCCAAGTTGACTTTGTGGATGTAAAGTCATTGCCTCAGGCTCAGTTCAAGTGGATCATGGTCTACCAGAGCCACCTCACCAAGTCTGTCATACTTCGAGCGCTTGCATCAAAGAGAGCTGCTGAAGTTGCCTTTCAACTGCTTGACATATTCCTTCTGTTTGGAGCTCCTGTCATACTGCAAAGTGACAATGGTTCTGAATTCACAGCCAAAGTCAGGTCTGAGTTGAAAGAACTTTGGCCACGACTCATCCTGGTCCATGAGAAACCAAGACATCCCCAAAGCCAGGGTTCAGTAGAACGAGCCAGTGGTGACGTCAAGGACATGTTGCATGCGTGGATGACAGACAACAAGACACAGGATTGGTCTGCTGGCCTTCGGTTTGTCCAACACCAAACGAACTCTGCTCATCATCCCGGTATCAAGGGCACTCCATTCAAAGCACTGTTTGGCACTGATCCTAGGGTGGGTCTGGCATCATCACGTCTTCCTCTAGAGGCCCTCGAAAGATTACAGTCAGAAGATGACTTGTTCGCCCCCTTTGCTTGCCCTTCAGAAGATGAAGTTTTTGCTCAAGATCCTCAGCCCCCACCAGCATCTGCAGCACCAGCTTCCACCTCTCAGCCTACACCTGCTCAAGATTGCCCGATCCCACCAGCATATGCAGCACTAGCTTCCACCTCTCATCCAACACCTGCTCAAGACCCCCAACCTTCACCTCTTACAAAGCGCCAGAGTGAGATAACAGAACAGAGCAAGAGGGCCAGGGAGGCACAACTCTCCCAGGCTGAACGCATGGTGAAACGCAGCCGGATAGACTTCAaggcaggggaagaaggggacagTGTTGCTGTGCCCATCCCCacggtggagaggggaaggggagatccaCGTAACATCCTCGTTGTTGTCATTGGCCGCAGTGACAGTGATTTGTACACAATAGAAGTGAAAAATGGGACTGAAGACCAA AGACTTCTTACTCTGTCTGATGTCAACCAAGAAGACCTGGTTTCCCTACGACAGGGTCTGAAGAAAGCAACTACTGGTGGACAGGAATTTGTCAGATGTGATTGTGCTGCAA